A genomic region of Melopsittacus undulatus isolate bMelUnd1 chromosome 5, bMelUnd1.mat.Z, whole genome shotgun sequence contains the following coding sequences:
- the SYPL1 gene encoding LOW QUALITY PROTEIN: synaptophysin-like protein 1 (The sequence of the model RefSeq protein was modified relative to this genomic sequence to represent the inferred CDS: substituted 1 base at 1 genomic stop codon), which translates to MFNVFDIILESNPLAKLLQNTFNCRGEVFVIFAFAACGGFQGGTTLLVSCQSMVNKTVTAAFAYPFRXLNTVVFSAPDPNFCGGTWSDVYLEANFSSSAQFFIALAVLVFLYCIAALVVYIRYKHVYDQNRRFPLTDLVIAVITAFLWLVSTFTWAKVLADIKMYTGASIILGIESCKTLGTTCHFAAVTTMGAPNMSVVFYLINMILREGNIWFVYKDTNLHNQPNRISQSPAIHHIQRSIKTR; encoded by the exons ATGTTTAATGTGTTTGATATAATTTTGGAAAGCAATCCACTAGCAAAATTGCTCCAAAATACTTTTAACTGCCGGGGAGAG GTATTTGTCATCTTTGCTTTTGCCGCATGTGGAGGCTTTCAAGGTGGAACTACTCTTCTAGTTTCCTGCCAAAGCATGGTAAACAAAACAGTTACAGCTGCTTTTGCTTATCCTTTCAGGTAA TTGAATACTGTTGTATTTAGTGCACCAGACCCAAATTTCTGTGGTGGTACTTGGTCTGATG tctaccttGAAGCCAACTTCTCCTCTTCTGCACAGTTCTTCATTGCACTTGCAGTGTTGGTATTCCTCTACTGCATTGCAGCTCTTGTGGTATATATTAGATATAAACATGTGTATGACCAAAATAGGAGGTTTCCACTAACA GACTTGGTTATCGCTGTCATAACAGCCTTTTTGTGGCTAGTCAGTACTTTCACTTGGGCAAAGGTGCTTGCTGACATCAAAATGTACACAGGAGCCAGCATTATTCTAGGAATTGAATCTTGCAAAACACTAGGAACAACTTGTCATTTTGCTGCTGTGACCACCATGGGAGCTCCGAATATGTCTGTG GTATTTTACTTGATTAATATGATTTTAAGGGAAGGAAATATTTGGTTTGTATACAAGGACACCAACCTGCACAACCAGCCAAACAGAATTTCTCAAAGTCCAGCCATACATCATATTCAGAGGAGTATAAAAACAAGGTGA